The following DNA comes from Enterobacter ludwigii.
CAGCCATTTCGTATGACGCAATTTGTCAGAATAAGCCTGTCATTGAGTTCAGTCCGGAGGGGGTGATAAATAAAGCCAGCCCGCTTTTTCTCTCCACTATGGGGTACAGGGCTGATGAAATAATCGGTCACCACCATCGTATATTCTGCCCGCCCTCGCTGGTAAGTTCACCGGAATACAGCCAGTTCTGGCAGCGCCTTGCCAGGGGAGAAAGCTTTAGTGGCAAGTACCTGCGGCTGGCAAAGGGAAATCGTTCCGTATGGCTTGAAGCCAGTTATATCCCCGTTTCTGACAGGCGCGGCCGTGTTATCAGAGTCATTAAAATTGCTGCCGATATTTCTGAGCGCGTGCATTCTGCTCTTGAGCAGGAAGCAGTCGTAAATGCCATAAACCGTTCTATGGCCATCATCACCTTCAATCCTGAAGGGATCGTGCTTGAAGCAAATGAAAATTTCGTCAATGCCACTGGCTATAAGCGGGATGAAATCATAGGTAAGCATCATCGTCTGTTCTGTGCCGAGACGCTTTACAAAAGTGATGAATACCGACATTTCTGGGAGAGACTGAATCAAGGTGAGTTTTTTTCTGGTCTGTTTCCACGCCTTAACCGTCAGGGAGACCCTCTGTGGTTCCGTGCAACTTATAACCCTGTCTTTAACAGTGATGGGCAGCTTTATAAAATTGTGAAATTCGCTACAGATGTTACGGCTGATGTCCTGCGAAACCAGAGAGAGCAAGAGGCTGCTGTGCATGCATGGGATATGGCCGTGCAGACCCGAGAAAGTGCGCAGAACGGTGCCAATGTTATTGAAAATAGCATCCTTATGATTGACAGAATTGCGCAGGGGATGGGGGCTGTCTCCACCGATATCTCACGGCTCAACAATCAGTCTGAAAGTATTGACGATATGGTGGAAACCATCCGGAAGTTTGCCATGCAGACAAGACTTATTGCACTGAATGCCGCGATTGAAGCAGCAAGGGCTGGCGCATCCGGAAGAAGTTTTGCGGTTGTTGCCGCAGAAGTGCGTAATCTTGCGGCGAGCGTCAGTAGCGCGACTGAAGAAATTGAGCAAGTCGTGGCCAGCAATAGTCAACTGGCCAAGGATGTTCTCTGTGGCATTGAAAACAGCCTGATGAACACTCGGAAAGGGGTTACACTCATGCGCGAAGCGGGTGAAGTTATGACCAGCATTCAGAGGAATGCTGCAGGGGTTGAGACTGCGGTTAAGGATGTCGCCATTTCAGTTAAAGCCGGATAGGCCATGGTGCATATCCCCATATCTGTCGAACATCACAGATGATCTTCTTGAGATCCTTTCCGTTGCGTCGTAATCTCTTGCTCTGAAAACGAAAAAACCACCCGGCAAGGTGGCTTTTTCGAAGGTTCGCAAGAGTTGACGCTCTTTTGAACCGCGGTAACTGGCTTGGAGGAGCACAGTCACCAAAACTGTCCTTTCAGTGTAGCCTTATCGCACCCGAAACTTCAAGACTCTCCTCCTCTAAACCTGTTACCAGTGGCTGCTGCCAGTGGCGCTTTGTCGTGTTTTTCCGGATTGGACTCAAGTTGATAGTT
Coding sequences within:
- a CDS encoding PAS domain-containing methyl-accepting chemotaxis protein — its product is MFSLNLQRSAISYDAICQNKPVIEFSPEGVINKASPLFLSTMGYRADEIIGHHHRIFCPPSLVSSPEYSQFWQRLARGESFSGKYLRLAKGNRSVWLEASYIPVSDRRGRVIRVIKIAADISERVHSALEQEAVVNAINRSMAIITFNPEGIVLEANENFVNATGYKRDEIIGKHHRLFCAETLYKSDEYRHFWERLNQGEFFSGLFPRLNRQGDPLWFRATYNPVFNSDGQLYKIVKFATDVTADVLRNQREQEAAVHAWDMAVQTRESAQNGANVIENSILMIDRIAQGMGAVSTDISRLNNQSESIDDMVETIRKFAMQTRLIALNAAIEAARAGASGRSFAVVAAEVRNLAASVSSATEEIEQVVASNSQLAKDVLCGIENSLMNTRKGVTLMREAGEVMTSIQRNAAGVETAVKDVAISVKAG